One window of Vanessa cardui chromosome 5, ilVanCard2.1, whole genome shotgun sequence genomic DNA carries:
- the LOC124529880 gene encoding uncharacterized protein LOC124529880: MGCTASSQQVDVTIMPNASSRQDSSGKETVLIALVRLDQEISSSEKLHPAQRLAVVSAELQSIQQEIKEFEEITSPVANAESYAKTMHQIFVNLDLYRRPMLASENEDFVANVNRKEMRKLELVWLRVREKELQSEKRSLQAQLSRIRTMYTQLQQLLSCLWSESQRPGITFEVACERAMAFRDALASVSARLRAAAESAHTALKLLDDALPAWKLTTVGKSGWERTRACSDACRLLVHARCGERGARRVLVATAAPRAARALRLALDYAFTDTMHDYKYQRATEAFLQFKEALVQLVNSIHQVLLNNVENLAEAEKELMENRRQLRAARVNDIVKRGLADLKYESSTLASLKMTSRE; the protein is encoded by the exons ATGGGTTGCACAGCAAGCTCTCAACAAGTAGATGTAACAATCATGCCTAATGCG AGTTCGCGGCAAGATAGCTCTGGCAAAGAGACTGTACTGATCGCTCTCGTGAGATTGGACCAAGAAATATCAAGTAGTGAAAAACTCCATCCAGCTCAAAGGCTTGCGGTTGTGTCGGCAGAACTACAAAGCATTCAGCAG GAAATCAAAGAATTTGAAGAAATAACTAGTCCCGTGGCTAATGCAGAAAGTTATGCTAAAACTATGCATCAG ATCTTTGTCAATTTGGATCTTTACCGACGTCCAATGTTAGCGTCAGAAAATGAAGATTTTGTCGCTAATGTTAATAGAAAG GAAATGCGTAAGCTTGAACTAGTTTGGCTTCGAGTACGAGAAAAAGAATTGCAAAGCGAGAAACGGTCACTGCAAGCGCAATTATCGCGTATACGTACTATGTATACGCAACTGCAGCAATTGTTGA gttgCTTATGGAGCGAAAGCCAGCGTCCAGGAATCACGTTCGAAGTTGCTTGCGAGCGTGCGATGGCATTTCGCGATGCACTAGCTTCAGTCAGTGCTCGGTTACGAGCAGCCGCTGAAAGTGCTCACACAGCGCTGAAGCTGCTAGATGATGCATTGCCAGCCTGGAAACTAACAACAGTGGGAAa GAGCGGGTGGGAACGCACACGCGCTTGTTCAGACGCGTGCAGGCTGCTCGTGCATGCGCGGTGCGGggagcgcggcgcgcggcgcgtgCTGGTCGCCACTGCTGCGCCGCGGGCCGCGCGCGCGCTCAGACTCGCCTTGGATTATGCTTTCACGGACACAATGCATGACTATAA ATATCAAAGAGCAACGGAGGCATTTTTGCAGTTCAAGGAGGCTTTAGTTCAATTAGTTAATTCTATACATCAG GTACTTTTAAACAACGTTGAAAATTTGGCTGAGGCTGAGAAGGAACTTATGGAAAATAGACGACAACTCAGAGCAGCAAGAGTCAACGATATAGTTAAAAGAGGTTTAGCCGATTTGAAATATGAGTCATCCACACTTGCTAGTCTTAAAATGACATCTAGAGAATAA
- the LOC124529666 gene encoding protein shuttle craft yields MSQWNNSYSYNQYQAPNNWNNDYNSQYQAYYPNPNRQYDPSNQYVSFDEFLSQMQISNPPPTNPATYNNMQYQNYPNAQYNNIPNYQNGTTPQSSQADYAYGTNTANFPNNEEPYQPNMHNQYNPVTSDKNNYSNEVVFKSKLTPTATEFVPKSSKSKSPSSPHNESSQEASSSSGAVNKSSSNYSKPSSSTNWREKPHGSQQSGASSSNETTSQMQKFSKHQDSNRNHKGDSKIRNQDCYNSHSESSEQNSTKMHKDSLNRPSELNNRNRKSKNRATNSNQIQDTNYRNHDFNHQDSNNHRINNRNSDLNSFNHETNAYDDVSMHNEGGQSKSNPKTKNKESDVGRTFYNSTMPKESQDVRNGRSEGPRNRKWAGSQRIRATERNSTEDEQYANSYGYYREEKVKENVPSPMRGKKAFTNIGANTEMTQRERLSEQLDKGTLECLVCCERVKQTDSVWYCSNCYHVLHLRCIRKWAMSSLVEGKWRCPACQNTSQDIPTEYRCMCGAVRNPEYQRGSSGAHTCGKSCKRPRNCPHPCTLLCHPGPCPPCQATIKKECGCGTETRSILCSSKLPQVCGRQCNRKLECGVHSCTKDCHEGPCDACEEIVTQVCHCPAAKSRSVPCTAESGACGTWSCAAPCGRVLACGAHVCRAPCHAAPCPPCPLRPENVPACPCGNTRISKDQRKSCTDPIPLCGNICAKPLPCGPSGDKHFCKECCHEGNCRVCPDTTLLQCRCGHSSREVPCADLPQMLNNVLCQRKCNKKLSCGRHRCRTACCDAQSHRCAVVCGRTLSCQLHRCEEFCHTGHCAPCPRVSFEELRCECGAEVVLPPVRCGTKPPACSAPCRRARACAHPPHHSCHSGDCPPCVVLTTKMCYGKHEERKTIPCSQEEFSCGLPCGKPLPCGKHTCIKTCHKGPCDTGKCTQACTEKRPSCGHPCAAACHSGGGGACPSGAPCKRPVCATCPCGRRKAERTCCDNARDYAKMVSTLAASKMQEGGTVDLTEVQRPSAMLKTLECDEECFVEARSRRLALALQLRNPDVSAKLAPRYSEHVRSTAAREPAFAQLVHERLTDLVQLAKKSKQKTRAHSFPSMNRQKRQFIHELCEHFGCESVAYDAEPNRNVVATADKEKSWLPAMSVLEVLAREAGKRRVPGPVLRAPAHAPAAPAPPSTNANASAASKSSGGWATLTSTNAWAARSQPKQAPKIDYFDNPPDN; encoded by the exons atGTCTCAGTGGAATAATTCTTATTCTTATAACCAGTATCAAGCACCTAATAATTGGAACAACGATTATAATAGCCAATATCAAGCTTATTATCCTAATCCAAATAGGCAATACGACCCCAGTAATCAATATGTTAGTTTTGATGAATTTTTATCTCAAATGCAAATTTCAAATCCACCTCCTACGAATCCTGCTACCTACAATAACATGCAATATCAAAACTATCCAAATGCTCAATATAACAACATACCCAATTATCAAAATGGTACTACACCTCAAAGCTCCCAAGCAGATTATGCATATGGAACGAACACTGCCAATTTCCCTAATAATGAGGAACCTTATCAACCAAACATGCATAATCAGTACAACCCGGTGACctcagataaaaataattactcaaaTGAAGTGGTTTTTAAATCAAAGCTAACACCAACTGCTACTGAATTTGTGCCTAAAAGTTCCAAATCAAAATCACCAAGCAGTCCTCACAATGAGTCTTCACAAGAAGCAAGTTCGTCAAGTGGGGcagtaaataaatcatctaGTAATTATTCAAAACCATCTAGTTCCACAAATTGGCGAGAAAAACCACATGGTTCTCAACAAAGTGGTGCCTCATCTAGCAATGAAACAACAAGTCAAATGCAGAAATTTTCAAAACATCAAGACTCAAATAGAAATCATAAAGGGGATTCTAAAATTCGTAATCAAGACTGTTATAATAGCCACTCGGAGTCTTCAGAACAAAACTCTACCAAAATGCATAAAGACTCATTAAACCGTCCCAGTGAATTAAACAATCGAAACCGAAAATCCAAAAATCGTGCCACTAATAGTAATCAAATACAAGATACTAACTACCGTAACCATGATTTTAATCATCAAGACTCTAACAATCATAGAATAAACAATCGAAACAGTGATTTGAACAGCTTTAATCATGAGACAAATGCATATGATGATGTAAGCATGCATAATGAAGGGGGCCAATCAAAATCCAACCCAAAGACTAAGAATAAAGAGTCTGATGTAGGTCGAACTTTTTACAACAGTACTATGCCTAAAGAAAGTCAAGATGTTAGGAACGGTAGAAGTGAAGGTCCAAGAAATCGTAAATGGGCTGGCAGTCAGCGTATAAGAGCTACAGAACGTAATAGTACTGAAGATGAACAATATGCAAATTCATATGGATATTATAGGGAAGAAAAAGTGAAGGAAAATGTGCCCAGTCCAATGCGAGGAAAAAAGGCTTTCACAAATATAGGAG CAAATACAGAAATGACACAGCGGGAACGTCTAAGTGAGCAATTAGATAAAGGTACCCTTGAATGTCTGGTGTGTTGTGAAAGAGTGAAACAGACTGACTCTGTTTGGTATTGCAGTAACTGCTACCATGTTTTACACCTCCGCTGTATAAGGAAGTGGGCCATGAGCAGTTTAGTTG AAGGCAAATGGCGTTGTCCAGCTTGCCAAAACACAAGCCAAGACATACCAACTGAATATAGATGTATGTGTGGGGCTGTGCGTAACCCAGAATATCAGAGGGGCTCAAGTGGGGCTCACACTTGTGGCAAATCCTGTAAGCGGCCCAGAAACTGTCCACATCCATGTACATTGCTTTGTCACCCTGGACCTTGCCCACCTTGTCAAGCTACTATTAAAAA AGAATGCGGCTGCGGTACCGAAACTCGCTCAATACTCTGCAGCAGCAAGTTGCCGCAAGTTTGCGGTCGACAGTGTAATCGTAAACTCGAGTGTGGGGTACACTCATGCACAAAAGACTGCCATGAGGGTCCCTGTGACGCATGTGAAGAAATTGTCACCCAag TGTGCCACTGCCCCGCGGCGAAGTCTCGCTCCGTGCCGTGCACGGCGGAGTCGGGCGCGTGCGGCACGTGGTCGTGCGCGGCGCCGTGCGGGCGCGTGCTGGCGTGCGGCGCGCACGTGTGTCGCGCGCCGTGCCACGCAGCGCCCTGCCCGCCATGCCCGCTGCGCCCCGAAAACGTGCCCGCCTGTCCCTGCGGCAACACCAG AATAAGCAAGGACCAGCGTAAATCTTGTACAGACCCAATACCGCTTTGTGGTAATATCTGCGCGAAGCCCCTACCCTGTGGTCCTTCTGGAGATAAACATTTCTGCAAAGAGTGTTGTCATGAAG GTAATTGTCGCGTATGTCCCGACACCACGCTACTGCAGTGTCGCTGCGGACACTCCAGCCGCGAAGTCCCCTGCGCGGATCTGCCACAGATGCTTAACAATGTATTGTGCCAGAGGAAGTGTAAtaag AAGCTGTCGTGCGGGCGGCACCGCTGTCGCACGGCGTGTTGCGACGCTCAGTCGCACCGCTGCGCCGTGGTGTGCGGCCGCACGCTGTCCTGCCAGCTGCACCGCTGCGAGGAGTTCTGCCACACCGGACATTGCGCGCCCTGTCCTAGAGTCA GTTTCGAGGAGCTGCGCTGCGAGTGCGGCGCGGAGGTGGTGCTGCCGCCCGTGCGCTGCGGCACCAAGCCGCCCGCCTGCAGCGCGCCGTGCCGCCGCGCGCGCGCATGCGCACACCCGCCGCACCACTCGTGCCACTCGGGCGACTGCCCGCCCTGCGTCGTGCTCACCACAAAGATGTGCTACGGGAAGCACGAG GAACGTAAAACCATCCCATGTTCACAAGAAGAATTTTCGTGCGGTCTACCCTGCGGCAAGCCCCTACCTTGTGGAAAACATACATGCATAAAAACGTGCCACAAGGGTCCCTGCGACACCGGAAA ATGCACTCAAGCGTGCACGGAGAAGCGTCCGAGTTGCGGGCACCCGTGCGCGGCGGCGTGCCActcgggcggcggcggcgcgtgTCCCAGCGGCGCGCCGTGCAAGCGCCCCGTGTGCGCCACGTGCCCGTGCGGCCGACGCAAGGCGGAGCGCACCTGCTGCGACAACGCCAGAGATTATGCCAA gatgGTGAGCACTTTGGCAGCGTCGAAAATGCAAGAAGGTGGTACCGTCGATTTAACTGAAGTACAACGTCCTAGTGCGATGCTAAAAAC ACTTGAATGCGACGAGGAGTGCTTTGTGGAAGCGCGCAGTCGCCGCCTAGCGTTGGCGCTGCAGCTCCGCAACCCGGACGTGTCGGCCAAGCTCGCGCCGCGCTACAGCGAGCACGTGCGCTCCACGGCCGCACGCGAGCCCGCCTTCGCACAGCTCGTGCACGAGCGACTCACTGACCTCGTGCAACTCGCCAagaag TCAAAACAGAAGACTCGGGCCCATTCATTCCCATCTATGAATAGACAGAAGCGTCAGTTCATTCACGAGCTGTGTGAACACTTTGGCTGTGAGAGCGTCGCGTATGACGCAGAGCCCAACAGAAACGTTGTTGCTACAGCAGATAAGGAAAag TCGTGGCTGCCGGCGATGAGCGTATTGGAGGTGCTGGCGCGCGAGGCGGGCAAGCGCCGCGTGCCGGGGCCCGTGCTGCGCGCGCCCGCgcacgcgcccgccgcgcccgcgccgccctcAACGAACGCCAACGCCTCTGCCGCCTCCAA ATCATCCGGCGGCTGGGCGACGCTGACGTCAACGAACGCGTGGGCGGCTCGCAGCCAACCCAAGCAGGCGCCCAAGATTGACTACTTCGACAACCCGCCCGACAACTGA